A region from the Hydrogenimonas sp. genome encodes:
- a CDS encoding type II restriction enzyme, methylase subunits, translating to MRKFADYPRRLSDIKEEYYSTVMFDETYAQRDDIIKRETTFVDSPDRLILSGPHFMVGNPLYKTPRSVCTEKGHYDVIDHTIIPDDYLPRTNYVPLAADYEERIPTVDFGEGRRKVTEFYRYIHRAMLSQAGERTLVPIIGIKKCAHIDSIFSIAFDNNDEMIKFSSTMHSLILDFIIKTTGKSKLRGDITKHMPLIDFDIKLKNRTLVLNCLTIYYEELWEEQFNPSFTKDRWTKPDDPRLNQDFFKNLTPHWQRNVALRTDYERRQALVEIDVLVAQELGLSLEELKTIYRIQFPVLKQNEAETYYDMNGRIVFTVSKGLTGVGLPRKARKTDRPCKIVIDGIEEERVIGWEDIADFPEGEIHQTITDDTMPGGPIERTVFYKAPFAKCDREKDYEIAWAEFERRKAKL from the coding sequence TTGCGAAAGTTCGCCGACTATCCCCGCAGGCTTTCGGATATCAAAGAGGAGTACTACTCAACGGTTATGTTCGATGAGACATATGCGCAAAGAGATGACATTATCAAACGCGAAACCACATTTGTCGATTCTCCCGATCGATTGATTCTTTCCGGCCCCCATTTTATGGTGGGAAATCCACTCTACAAAACCCCGAGAAGTGTTTGTACGGAGAAGGGTCATTACGATGTCATCGACCATACCATCATCCCCGACGACTACCTGCCCCGCACCAACTATGTGCCGCTGGCGGCGGATTATGAAGAGAGAATACCGACGGTCGATTTTGGGGAGGGGAGGCGGAAGGTTACGGAGTTTTATCGATATATTCATAGAGCAATGTTGTCGCAAGCAGGAGAAAGAACATTAGTTCCTATCATTGGTATAAAAAAATGCGCTCATATAGATTCAATTTTTAGTATCGCTTTCGACAACAATGATGAAATGATTAAATTCTCTTCAACTATGCATTCACTAATTTTAGATTTTATTATAAAAACAACAGGAAAATCAAAATTAAGAGGCGACATTACCAAGCATATGCCATTGATAGATTTCGATATAAAATTAAAAAATAGAACTTTAGTTTTGAATTGTCTCACAATTTACTACGAAGAACTATGGGAGGAACAGTTCAATCCTTCTTTCACCAAAGACCGATGGACCAAACCCGACGACCCGCGTCTCAACCAAGACTTTTTCAAAAACCTTACACCACACTGGCAGCGCAATGTCGCGTTGCGTACCGACTACGAGCGCCGTCAGGCGCTGGTGGAGATCGATGTATTGGTGGCGCAGGAGCTGGGTTTGAGCCTCGAAGAGCTTAAAACCATCTACCGCATCCAGTTCCCCGTCCTCAAACAAAACGAAGCCGAAACCTACTACGACATGAACGGACGCATCGTCTTCACTGTCTCCAAAGGCCTCACAGGCGTAGGACTCCCCAGAAAAGCCCGCAAAACCGACCGCCCCTGCAAAATCGTCATCGACGGCATCGAAGAGGAGCGCGTCATAGGCTGGGAGGACATCGCAGACTTCCCCGAAGGCGAGATCCACCAAACCATCACCGACGACACCATGCCCGGCGGGCCGATTGAGCGCACCGTCTTTTACAAAGCTCCGTTTGCCAAGTGCGACAGAGAGAAAGATTACGAGATCGCATGGGCGGAGTTTGAGAGGAGGAAAGCAAAATTATGA
- a CDS encoding ATP-dependent DNA helicase RecQ gives MLLSKQKALQYLHDSLQRDNIDFREDQWEAIDAVVNKNKKLLVVQKTGWGKSSVYFISTKYMREQGKGLSIIISPLLALMRNQIDSAKKLGLKTVTINSSNTEEWDQIKSEILADRVDALLISPERLSNEKFMQEVLEPIAGNIGLFVIDEAHCISDWGHDFRPDYRRITNILKQMPANTPILATTATANDRVIEDIEQQIHGLSTLRGSLSRESLSLHTIRLPEPSHRLAWLAEHIPTFKGSGIVYVLTQRDARIVSEWLNKNGIGAEAYYSGVEHEDFESKDDYRIYLENRLLNNEIKVLVATSALGMGFDKPDLGFVVHYQAPGSIISYYQQVGRAGRGIENAYGVLLSGHEDDDIHEFFRSSSFPKEENIQSILDELAQSDGLSIVELQKRLNLSQREVDKTLKYLNVEQPAPVVKMGSKWHRTPNVYRFDREKVEAVLEIRKKEWDEMQEYLDTDECLMKFLQVVLNDPHPKECRRCGNCTTMMSGAFSHENGLKAAEFLRKSEIVFIPKKQVKLDALSEYGIRGNIKADLRAEEGRILSRWEDAGWGRVVAQDKHSGYFRDELVDGMVEMIKKWNPNPFPTWVTCVPSHRHPDLVPSLAKRVADKLGLPFVPAVKKVKENAPQKQMNNTYHQAKNLDGVFEVSGSMDGPVFLVDDVIDSGWTATVIALLLRSDGSGPVYPVALATTGKM, from the coding sequence ATGCTACTATCTAAACAAAAGGCCCTCCAGTATCTTCACGATTCTCTTCAAAGAGACAATATCGATTTCCGCGAAGATCAATGGGAAGCCATTGACGCTGTAGTTAACAAAAACAAAAAGCTCCTCGTCGTACAAAAAACCGGATGGGGAAAGAGCAGCGTATATTTCATCTCTACCAAATATATGCGTGAGCAGGGCAAAGGGCTTAGCATCATTATCTCGCCACTGCTGGCCTTGATGCGCAACCAGATCGATTCCGCTAAAAAACTGGGACTTAAAACCGTTACAATCAACTCCTCCAATACCGAAGAGTGGGATCAGATCAAATCTGAGATCTTGGCAGATAGGGTTGATGCTCTGCTTATATCGCCCGAACGACTTTCGAATGAAAAATTTATGCAAGAAGTGTTAGAGCCTATAGCGGGCAATATCGGCCTTTTTGTCATTGATGAGGCGCATTGCATAAGCGACTGGGGACATGACTTCAGACCTGACTATCGGCGTATCACCAACATTCTCAAGCAGATGCCGGCCAATACTCCTATATTGGCGACGACAGCGACGGCCAACGACCGAGTCATCGAAGATATAGAACAGCAGATTCACGGCCTTTCGACGCTTCGGGGGAGTTTGAGCAGAGAGAGCCTCAGCCTTCATACCATTAGACTGCCGGAACCTTCGCACAGATTGGCCTGGCTGGCGGAACATATACCAACCTTTAAAGGTTCCGGTATCGTATATGTTCTTACGCAGCGTGATGCCCGCATTGTCTCTGAGTGGCTCAATAAAAACGGCATTGGCGCCGAGGCCTACTACAGCGGTGTCGAACACGAAGATTTCGAAAGTAAAGACGACTATAGGATCTATTTGGAAAACAGGCTTCTGAACAATGAGATCAAAGTATTGGTCGCAACATCGGCGCTTGGCATGGGGTTCGACAAGCCCGACCTCGGTTTTGTCGTGCATTACCAGGCACCCGGATCGATTATAAGCTATTATCAGCAGGTCGGGCGTGCTGGGCGCGGGATAGAGAATGCTTACGGTGTATTGCTTAGCGGTCATGAAGATGACGATATTCACGAGTTTTTCAGAAGTTCATCTTTTCCGAAAGAGGAGAACATTCAATCGATACTGGATGAATTGGCTCAAAGCGACGGACTTTCCATAGTTGAACTGCAAAAACGTTTGAATCTTTCTCAAAGGGAAGTTGACAAAACGCTGAAATATCTCAATGTAGAACAGCCGGCCCCAGTAGTGAAGATGGGGAGCAAATGGCACCGAACGCCAAATGTCTACCGGTTCGACCGTGAAAAAGTTGAAGCTGTGCTTGAAATTAGAAAAAAAGAGTGGGATGAGATGCAGGAGTATCTCGATACCGACGAGTGCCTTATGAAGTTTTTACAAGTTGTACTCAACGACCCGCACCCCAAAGAGTGCCGTCGGTGTGGGAACTGCACGACCATGATGAGCGGGGCGTTCAGTCATGAAAATGGATTGAAGGCGGCAGAATTTTTGCGAAAGAGTGAAATCGTTTTTATTCCCAAAAAGCAGGTGAAACTCGATGCACTCTCGGAATACGGTATTCGAGGAAATATCAAGGCCGATTTGAGAGCCGAGGAGGGGCGCATACTTTCTCGCTGGGAAGATGCCGGCTGGGGTAGAGTTGTAGCACAGGACAAACACAGCGGCTATTTTCGTGACGAACTGGTTGACGGTATGGTGGAGATGATAAAAAAATGGAACCCAAACCCTTTTCCAACCTGGGTTACCTGTGTGCCGTCACACCGGCATCCGGATTTGGTGCCTTCATTGGCCAAAAGGGTGGCAGACAAACTTGGGCTTCCTTTTGTCCCGGCAGTTAAAAAAGTCAAAGAAAACGCGCCGCAAAAGCAGATGAACAATACCTATCATCAGGCAAAAAACCTCGACGGTGTTTTTGAGGTAAGCGGCAGTATGGATGGACCGGTGTTCCTGGTCGATGACGTCATAGACTCCGGCTGGACTGCAACCGTTATAGCACTCTTGCTCAGAAGCGATGGTTCCGGCCCGGTCTATCCGGTAGCCCTTGCGACGACAGGGAAAATGTAA
- a CDS encoding putative DNA processing chain A: protein MTAYFNKGDKPLTITEYGRFAQWLRSEGMTPADLLQNNPEKIVDGYEDKKVTGERILSLLERGNAMAIAMQKWQNAGIWVITRADDEYPKRLKKRMGQKCPPILYGAGNKKILRTKGVAIIGSRDVSDADLDFTFKLGEKLALSGYSVVSGAARGVDEASMMGSIHADGTTIGVVADGLMQKTLSKKYRDAIMNNNLVLISPYYPEARFSVGNAMGRNKYIYALAESSIVVYSGLSGGTWEGAKENLKHQWVPLFVKEKIDERSGNSKLLEMGGLPLDKDILDREDMEFLFVVPKSKNVSEDTSVTGENRESIDLEEKILQVVKGRKLTISEIASEIDEEEKSVKKVVETLVKTKELQKHRNRPLKFSRIDKLPGMA, encoded by the coding sequence TTGACGGCATACTTCAACAAGGGTGACAAACCTTTGACGATTACGGAGTATGGAAGATTTGCCCAATGGCTTCGAAGCGAAGGCATGACTCCCGCCGACCTGCTCCAAAACAATCCTGAAAAAATCGTCGATGGGTATGAAGACAAAAAGGTTACCGGGGAAAGGATTTTGTCACTTCTTGAGCGCGGAAATGCAATGGCCATAGCGATGCAGAAGTGGCAAAATGCCGGTATATGGGTTATTACCCGAGCAGACGATGAGTATCCTAAGCGGCTGAAAAAGAGGATGGGGCAGAAGTGTCCACCAATTCTTTATGGAGCAGGCAATAAAAAGATTCTGCGCACGAAAGGCGTTGCCATTATTGGTTCCAGAGATGTCAGTGATGCCGATCTGGATTTTACTTTCAAGCTGGGAGAGAAACTGGCCCTTTCCGGTTATAGTGTTGTTTCCGGGGCAGCGAGAGGTGTGGATGAGGCGTCGATGATGGGTTCAATTCATGCAGATGGTACGACCATAGGTGTTGTGGCCGATGGTTTGATGCAAAAGACCCTCTCGAAGAAATATCGTGATGCGATCATGAACAACAATTTGGTGCTGATAAGTCCTTACTACCCCGAAGCACGATTCAGTGTGGGTAATGCCATGGGGCGCAATAAGTACATTTATGCGTTGGCGGAGTCTTCCATTGTGGTCTACTCCGGATTGAGTGGCGGTACATGGGAGGGTGCAAAAGAGAATCTCAAACATCAATGGGTGCCGCTTTTTGTAAAAGAGAAGATCGATGAACGTTCCGGAAACAGCAAACTGTTGGAGATGGGCGGGTTGCCGCTTGATAAAGATATTTTGGATAGAGAGGATATGGAGTTTCTGTTTGTTGTACCGAAAAGCAAAAATGTATCGGAGGATACTTCGGTTACAGGTGAAAATAGAGAGTCCATCGACCTTGAGGAGAAAATATTACAGGTTGTAAAAGGCAGAAAACTGACAATTTCAGAGATTGCCAGCGAGATAGATGAAGAGGAAAAAAGTGTCAAGAAAGTGGTTGAAACACTTGTCAAAACAAAAGAATTGCAAAAACATAGAAATAGACCTTTGAAATTCAGCAGAATAGATAAACTACCCGGAATGGCATAA